The Pelobacter seleniigenes DSM 18267 genomic sequence GTCGCCCTTTGAACGCCTACCGCCAAACCGGACAGATCTTCCGCTTCAATTCGTTGCGCGGCAGCTCCCTGGTCCAGATCCTGATTTACGTCAACCTGATCCTTTTTACCTTGATGGTTCTGCACGGGACTATCCTCGGTCTCGGCATGCGCGCGATCATGAACCCACCAACCGAGCTACTGATCCACTGGGGAGGACAATTCTGGCCGCTGGTTCTCCAACATGGTGAATGGTGGCGCTGTATCACCTATGCCTACACGCATGGGGGACTGATCCACATCGGTTTCAACATGGTGGTGCTGTATCAGATCGGTCCGCTGCTGGAGATGGAACTGGGCTGGCAGCGTTTCATGACCCTCTATACGGTGACCGCTATTGTGGCGACCCTTGCCGGACTGTTCTGGCACCCCATGGTCCCGGTGGTCGGCGCGTCAGGATCGTTGTTTGGCATGATCGGTTTTTCGGTCAGCTACTATCATCGCATCGGCGGCCAACTCGGCCTGCAGCGCAGAAACTTCATGTTCCAATGGGCGGTCATGGCGTTCGTGTTCGGTTTTATTATCGGTGCGGATAATGCCGCCCACCTTGGCGGTGCGGTGGCTGGTGCGGCATTGGGCTGGTTTATGCCAATCAGAGTGCGCAATTTCCGCAAGACCGATAATTTATTCAAGGGCATTGCCTACGTCTGTGTTTTGCTGACAGCAGTCAGTATTCTTTTCATTCCCCTGTCCTGGATCATCAACTGACAAGCGTAAAAATTATGGCAAAAGAGAAAGTACCGGGAACACCGGCCATCAGAGTATTGAAGCAACATAAAGTCAACTTCATCCCACGTTTTTACAAATACGAAGACCGCGGCGGCACCAAGACCAGTGCCAGGGAACTTGGGGTCAACGAACACAATGTGATCAAAACCCTGATCATGGAAGATGAGCAGCAGCAGCCGTTGATCGTCCTGATGCATGGTGATTGCGAAGTCTCCCTCAAACACCTGGCCCGTCAGTTGGGGGTTAAG encodes the following:
- the ybaK gene encoding Cys-tRNA(Pro) deacylase, producing MAKEKVPGTPAIRVLKQHKVNFIPRFYKYEDRGGTKTSARELGVNEHNVIKTLIMEDEQQQPLIVLMHGDCEVSLKHLARQLGVKQVTPCPPAKADRLTGYQTGGISPFGTKQKMPVYMEDSIATLEKIFINGGKRGFLVEIAPPSLLAILEPVRVSVAI
- a CDS encoding rhomboid family intramembrane serine protease → MNAYRQTGQIFRFNSLRGSSLVQILIYVNLILFTLMVLHGTILGLGMRAIMNPPTELLIHWGGQFWPLVLQHGEWWRCITYAYTHGGLIHIGFNMVVLYQIGPLLEMELGWQRFMTLYTVTAIVATLAGLFWHPMVPVVGASGSLFGMIGFSVSYYHRIGGQLGLQRRNFMFQWAVMAFVFGFIIGADNAAHLGGAVAGAALGWFMPIRVRNFRKTDNLFKGIAYVCVLLTAVSILFIPLSWIIN